In Chengkuizengella sediminis, a single window of DNA contains:
- a CDS encoding SDR family oxidoreductase produces MRPLSGKIAVVAGATRGAGRGIARMLGESGATVYVTGRSTRGNLSSMGRNETIEETAELVTEAGGLGIPFRVDHTVDKDIVALFDKVKKEQDGQLDILVNDVWGGDPLTEWEIPFWEHNLENGLLMQERAVHSHIKTSYYGAPLMVKNKKGLIIEITDGTSYDYRGNLFYSLAKISAIHLAQSMAAELKEDHITTVALTPGFLRSEAMLDLFEVTEENWQEGAKKDPHFIASETPFFVGRAVAALASDPNVYEKNGKALSSWELSREYGFKDIDGRQPDWGKYFEENVLNK; encoded by the coding sequence ATGAGGCCATTAAGCGGTAAAATTGCAGTAGTAGCAGGTGCTACTCGTGGAGCGGGGCGTGGCATTGCAAGAATGTTAGGTGAATCAGGTGCAACGGTATATGTTACCGGTAGAAGTACGAGAGGAAATCTATCCTCTATGGGAAGAAACGAAACGATTGAAGAAACTGCTGAGCTTGTAACTGAAGCGGGAGGTTTAGGAATTCCTTTTCGAGTAGATCATACGGTTGATAAGGATATCGTAGCCCTTTTTGATAAAGTAAAAAAAGAGCAGGATGGACAGCTAGATATATTAGTGAATGATGTATGGGGTGGAGATCCTCTTACAGAATGGGAGATCCCATTTTGGGAACACAATTTGGAAAACGGATTACTTATGCAGGAAAGAGCAGTACACTCTCATATTAAAACGAGTTACTATGGAGCTCCACTTATGGTAAAAAACAAAAAAGGTCTTATTATCGAAATAACGGACGGCACTAGTTACGATTATAGAGGAAACTTATTTTATAGTTTAGCAAAGATATCGGCGATTCATTTAGCTCAGTCTATGGCTGCTGAATTAAAAGAAGATCATATAACAACCGTTGCACTGACTCCTGGATTTTTGCGTTCGGAGGCTATGTTGGACTTGTTTGAGGTAACAGAGGAAAATTGGCAAGAAGGTGCAAAAAAAGACCCACATTTTATTGCTTCAGAAACCCCATTTTTTGTTGGAAGAGCTGTTGCAGCTTTAGCAAGTGATCCAAATGTGTATGAGAAAAATGGCAAAGCACTAAGTTCTTGGGAGCTTTCAAGGGAGTATGGTTTTAAAGATATTGATGGTAGACAGCCCGACTGGGGAAAGTATTTTGAAGAAAATGTTCTAAATAAATAA
- a CDS encoding GNAT family N-acetyltransferase encodes MIKKIDISKEEVAKQVLNIQIPSYKIEAEIIDFYDIPPLKDNVQTLQKCDEVFFGYYEGMELAGAISYEIEASILTICRMIVHPDYFRRGIASALITYLFDLNLDVKKMIVSTGRDNDPAKKLYRKHGFIEVADIELVEDVFITKLQRII; translated from the coding sequence ATGATTAAAAAAATCGATATTTCCAAAGAAGAAGTTGCAAAACAAGTCTTAAATATACAAATCCCTTCCTACAAAATAGAAGCAGAGATCATAGATTTTTATGATATTCCGCCTCTTAAGGATAACGTACAAACGCTACAAAAGTGTGATGAGGTTTTTTTTGGATATTATGAAGGTATGGAATTAGCCGGTGCTATTTCATATGAAATTGAAGCCTCAATCCTTACAATCTGTCGCATGATCGTCCATCCAGATTATTTTCGCAGGGGGATAGCATCTGCATTAATAACTTATCTTTTTGACTTGAACTTGGATGTAAAAAAAATGATTGTATCTACAGGGCGTGATAATGATCCTGCCAAAAAACTTTATCGAAAACATGGTTTTATTGAAGTAGCTGATATTGAACTAGTTGAAGATGTGTTTATAACAAAACTTCAAAGAATAATTTGA
- the tkt gene encoding transketolase: MGQISNIEALSVNTIRTLAIDAIEKANSGHPGMPMGAAPMAYELWAKFMQHNPDNPQWINRDRFVLSAGHGSMLLYSLLHLSGYDLPMEEIKNFRQWGSKTPGHPEFGHTAGVDATTGPLGQGVAMAVGMAIAETHLAATYNKDDFNVIDHFTYAICGDGDLMEGISSEAASLAGHLKLGKLIMLYDSNDISLDGDLDLSFSEGVTARFEGHGWQVLRVEDGNDLAEINQAISQAKAELNKPTIIEVKTVIGFGSPNKQGKGGKVGPHGSPLGADEVVLTKEAYGWPNEPDFHVPDEVREHFASLKNNGIESEKAWNNMFTNYKQQFPQLAQQFEQAVNNELPEGWDADLPSYTPEDKAIASRVASGNALNALANKVPTIFGGSADLESSTNTHMKDLGVYTPADYSGRNIYYGVREFAMAAAMNGVLLHGGVRPYGGTFFVFSDYLRPAVRLAALMNLPAIYVLTHDSIAVGEDGPTHEPIEQLPALRVIPNLTVIRPADGNETSSAWRYAIENTGAPVALVLTRQNLPQLAGTKNANEDLTRGAYVVSDAADGNAQAQIIATGSEVALAVEAQKALAEQGIQVRVISMPSWELFEKQDQSYKDSVILPNVKARLAIEMAQPLGWERYTGDQGDILGIDIFGASAPGPKVIEEYGFTVENVVSKVKALLN; this comes from the coding sequence ATGGGTCAAATATCAAATATAGAAGCGTTAAGTGTAAATACAATACGTACTTTAGCAATTGATGCAATTGAAAAAGCAAATTCAGGACATCCGGGTATGCCAATGGGAGCAGCACCGATGGCTTATGAATTATGGGCAAAATTTATGCAGCACAATCCAGATAATCCGCAGTGGATCAATCGAGATCGTTTTGTACTTTCCGCAGGTCATGGATCTATGTTATTGTACAGCTTACTTCATTTAAGCGGATATGATCTTCCAATGGAGGAAATTAAGAACTTCCGTCAGTGGGGCAGTAAAACACCTGGGCATCCAGAGTTTGGGCATACAGCAGGTGTAGATGCTACAACAGGTCCACTAGGACAAGGTGTAGCGATGGCAGTAGGTATGGCAATTGCAGAAACTCATCTTGCAGCAACTTACAACAAGGATGATTTTAATGTGATCGATCATTTCACTTATGCCATTTGTGGTGATGGTGATTTAATGGAAGGGATCTCTAGTGAAGCAGCTTCTCTAGCTGGACATTTAAAATTAGGAAAGCTTATCATGTTGTATGATTCCAACGATATTTCTTTAGATGGAGATCTTGATCTTTCTTTCTCTGAAGGTGTGACAGCTCGTTTTGAAGGTCATGGCTGGCAGGTGTTACGTGTTGAGGATGGTAATGATTTAGCAGAAATTAATCAAGCGATCTCTCAAGCGAAAGCGGAGTTAAATAAACCAACGATTATTGAAGTAAAAACAGTGATCGGTTTTGGTAGTCCAAACAAACAAGGTAAAGGTGGTAAGGTTGGACCTCATGGTTCTCCATTAGGTGCAGATGAAGTTGTACTTACGAAAGAAGCTTACGGATGGCCGAATGAACCCGATTTCCATGTGCCTGACGAAGTAAGAGAGCACTTTGCTTCACTTAAAAATAATGGCATAGAATCGGAAAAAGCATGGAACAACATGTTTACCAACTATAAACAACAATTTCCACAGTTGGCACAGCAGTTCGAACAGGCAGTGAATAATGAACTACCCGAAGGTTGGGATGCAGATCTACCATCCTATACTCCTGAAGATAAAGCCATTGCATCACGCGTAGCTTCTGGAAATGCTTTAAATGCATTAGCTAACAAAGTGCCGACAATATTTGGGGGTTCAGCCGATTTAGAGTCTTCTACAAATACGCATATGAAAGATCTTGGAGTGTATACGCCAGCAGATTATAGTGGAAGAAATATTTATTATGGTGTTCGTGAATTTGCGATGGCAGCTGCAATGAATGGAGTTTTGTTACATGGTGGAGTTAGACCATATGGCGGAACATTCTTCGTATTCTCAGATTATCTTCGTCCTGCTGTTCGTTTAGCAGCTCTAATGAACTTGCCAGCGATTTATGTATTAACACATGATAGTATTGCAGTAGGAGAAGATGGACCGACACATGAGCCTATCGAACAACTCCCTGCATTAAGAGTCATTCCTAACTTGACTGTTATTCGTCCAGCAGATGGAAACGAAACAAGTTCGGCTTGGCGTTATGCAATTGAAAATACAGGTGCTCCAGTGGCATTAGTGTTAACTCGTCAAAACCTTCCTCAATTAGCAGGAACTAAAAATGCTAATGAAGATTTAACTCGAGGAGCATACGTTGTATCCGATGCAGCGGATGGAAATGCACAAGCACAAATTATAGCTACAGGTTCGGAAGTTGCTTTAGCTGTAGAAGCCCAAAAAGCTTTAGCGGAACAAGGAATTCAAGTACGTGTAATCAGCATGCCTAGCTGGGAGTTATTCGAAAAACAGGATCAATCATATAAAGATTCTGTAATCTTACCAAATGTAAAAGCTCGTTTAGCAATTGAAATGGCACAACCGCTTGGGTGGGAACGTTATACAGGTGATCAAGGTGATATACTTGGCATTGATATCTTCGGTGCTTCTGCTCCTGGGCCAAAAGTGATAGAGGAATACGGATTCACAGTAGAAAATGTCGTTTCAAAAGTGAAGGCATTGTTGAATTAA